The following are encoded together in the Chloroflexota bacterium genome:
- a CDS encoding DUF917 domain-containing protein, translated as MSSGPVHYGLAGVARTTLTETDIDDLRVGAWILGTGGGGDPTYGNLCLKKLYAQGRVVEVIDPMDLPDDAHVAAVNQMGSPLPAEERLTDPATVTRAIREMEAYAGIRFTAVMPWEIGGGNAFQPLMAAAMLGLPVVDADAMGRAFPEAQMTSFAVKDFTCHPLVMADIRPNTVIISEAADWKWLERLRRRACTELGAVAATCNPPRTGHEVKTGSHLYTVDKALRIGQTVRRAKAAHRDPVAELLKQEGGIALLRGKVTDVERQTTGGYLRGRLDIAGLDAHTGATMRIAFQNEFTVAWRDDEPCATTPDLICVLDQDSGEAIGTEVVRFGQRVAVVALPAPEMLLSERGLELTGPRAFGHDLDYHPLFTR; from the coding sequence GTGAGCAGCGGCCCGGTTCATTACGGCCTCGCGGGCGTCGCGCGGACGACCCTGACCGAGACCGACATCGACGACCTGCGCGTCGGCGCCTGGATCCTCGGTACCGGCGGCGGCGGCGACCCCACCTACGGCAATCTCTGCCTCAAGAAGCTCTACGCGCAAGGCCGCGTGGTCGAAGTCATTGACCCCATGGACCTGCCGGACGACGCCCATGTCGCCGCCGTCAACCAGATGGGGTCGCCGCTGCCGGCGGAGGAGCGGCTGACCGATCCGGCGACGGTGACCCGGGCGATCCGGGAAATGGAGGCCTACGCCGGCATCCGGTTCACGGCGGTAATGCCCTGGGAGATCGGCGGCGGCAATGCGTTTCAACCGCTGATGGCGGCGGCCATGCTGGGTTTGCCGGTCGTGGACGCCGACGCCATGGGCCGGGCCTTTCCCGAAGCGCAGATGACGAGCTTCGCGGTCAAGGACTTCACCTGTCATCCGCTGGTGATGGCTGACATCCGGCCCAATACCGTGATCATCTCTGAGGCGGCGGATTGGAAGTGGCTGGAGCGCCTGCGCCGCCGCGCCTGCACCGAGTTGGGCGCCGTTGCCGCGACCTGCAACCCCCCGCGAACCGGTCATGAGGTCAAGACCGGCTCGCATCTCTACACGGTCGACAAGGCGCTGCGGATCGGCCAGACCGTCCGGCGCGCGAAAGCCGCGCACCGCGATCCGGTGGCCGAGCTCCTGAAGCAAGAAGGCGGCATTGCGCTGCTGCGCGGAAAGGTCACGGACGTGGAGCGGCAAACCACCGGCGGCTACTTGCGGGGACGGCTCGACATCGCAGGTCTTGACGCCCACACCGGAGCCACCATGCGCATCGCGTTTCAGAACGAGTTCACGGTCGCCTGGCGCGACGACGAACCGTGCGCCACCACGCCCGACCTCATCTGTGTGCTGGATCAGGATTCCGGCGAGGCCATCGGCACGGAAGTGGTTCGGTTCGGGCAGCGGGTGGCGGTTGTTGCACTGCCCGCGCCAGAGATGCTGCTCAGCGAGCGCGGGCTAGAGCTGACGGGGCCACGAGCCTTCGGCCACGATCTCGACTACCACCCGCTCTTCACGCGGTGA
- a CDS encoding hydantoinase/oxoprolinase family protein, whose protein sequence is MKAIGIDVGGTSTDAVLLHNRKVRRYVKTATTADVSSGISSALDALLGLAGPDAAGVDAVMLGTTHFTNAIVERRGLTPTAAIRIGLPATAFLEPFTDWPPDLTATVQARNFMVRGGHEYDGRSIVPFDAAAVESAAREIRDAGIRAVAITSVFSPLDATLEERAGQIVRRVCPGAGVTLSHCLGRIGLLPRENVTILNASLVDLARATTAAFADGLRMAGIDAPVYLTQNDGTIARMERAAELPILGVACGPTNSMRGAASLSGTSDALVIDVGGTTTDIGYLRHGLPRQANRVVEIGGVRTLFQMPDLLSLPLGGGSKVTAPPLAIGPESVGFRLTELGRVFGGGVTTGTDVAVAAGAASLGDPRLVGDLPDGLVSEAMAMVRAMLEDAVDRLRPDAEPRPVIAVGGAAFLVPDGLAGAGETVRVPHAAVANAVGAAMAQVSGESDRVYRDVPRDAAIAAATTAARTDAIAAGADPDTLEVVEVEDLPLAYLPGNSRRVRIKVLGEIALPRLRGGRRPRRHAPRAPG, encoded by the coding sequence GTGAAGGCCATCGGGATCGATGTCGGCGGAACGAGCACCGACGCCGTGCTGCTGCATAACCGCAAGGTGCGCCGTTATGTCAAGACGGCAACCACCGCCGATGTGAGCTCGGGTATCTCGTCGGCACTCGATGCGCTTCTGGGACTGGCGGGACCCGACGCAGCAGGCGTCGATGCGGTCATGCTGGGCACCACGCATTTCACCAATGCCATTGTCGAGCGGCGAGGGCTGACGCCGACCGCCGCCATTCGCATCGGCCTGCCGGCGACCGCCTTCCTCGAGCCCTTCACGGATTGGCCGCCTGATCTGACGGCAACCGTCCAGGCGCGAAACTTCATGGTGCGCGGCGGCCACGAATACGACGGGCGTTCTATTGTTCCGTTCGACGCCGCCGCAGTTGAATCAGCGGCCCGCGAGATTCGCGACGCCGGAATCCGAGCCGTGGCGATCACGTCCGTCTTCTCGCCGCTCGACGCGACGCTGGAAGAACGCGCGGGCCAAATCGTGCGCCGCGTGTGTCCCGGGGCCGGCGTCACGCTGTCGCATTGCCTGGGGCGCATCGGTCTGCTGCCGCGCGAGAACGTCACCATCCTCAATGCCAGCCTGGTCGACCTGGCCCGCGCGACGACCGCCGCGTTTGCCGACGGTCTGCGGATGGCCGGGATCGACGCGCCGGTCTATCTGACCCAGAACGACGGGACCATCGCGCGCATGGAGCGGGCGGCGGAGCTGCCAATCCTGGGCGTGGCGTGCGGGCCCACCAACAGCATGCGGGGCGCGGCGTCTCTCTCGGGCACGTCTGACGCGCTCGTCATCGACGTGGGCGGGACGACGACCGACATCGGCTATCTCCGTCACGGCCTGCCGCGTCAAGCCAACCGGGTCGTGGAGATCGGCGGCGTGCGCACGCTGTTCCAAATGCCGGATCTGCTGTCGCTGCCGCTCGGCGGCGGGTCGAAGGTGACCGCCCCGCCGCTGGCGATCGGTCCGGAGAGCGTGGGCTTCCGGCTGACCGAGCTTGGCCGCGTCTTCGGTGGGGGCGTCACCACGGGCACCGATGTGGCCGTCGCCGCCGGAGCAGCGTCGCTGGGCGATCCGCGTCTCGTGGGCGACCTGCCGGACGGTTTGGTCAGCGAGGCGATGGCGATGGTTCGCGCCATGCTGGAGGACGCCGTTGATCGCCTGAGGCCCGACGCGGAGCCCCGGCCGGTGATCGCCGTCGGCGGCGCTGCGTTCCTGGTGCCCGACGGCCTGGCCGGCGCGGGCGAAACCGTGCGCGTGCCGCACGCCGCGGTTGCCAACGCCGTGGGGGCCGCAATGGCCCAGGTCAGCGGCGAGTCCGATCGGGTCTATCGCGACGTGCCGCGCGACGCGGCCATCGCAGCGGCGACCACGGCCGCCCGAACGGACGCCATCGCGGCGGGCGCCGATCCCGACACGCTTGAGGTCGTGGAGGTCGAGGACCTGCCGCTGGCCTATCTGCCCGGCAATTCGCGCCGCGTACGGATCAAGGTCTTGGGAGAGATCGCGCTGCCGCGGCTGCGGGGCGGGCGCCGGCCGCGGCGACACGCGCCACGAGCGCCCGGCTAG
- a CDS encoding PQQ-dependent sugar dehydrogenase, producing MPQVSPTPDPTPTAAATPTPQASEASTTPTAEPEDFGANQAAFVQVGTGENHACAVRSDGSAVCWGSNDLGQLDLPSGVKFRAIASGWRFSCGITTEGTLACWGNNRHQQADPPDGQFTAVTAGWDHACGIGPDGATCWGREADGRAAVPAGVAFTAIGAGAEHSCGLKDNGDLACWGKNDNGRADSRVGPFRALAVGVAHTCVLRANGAALCQGQSENGGGLPPATVFDQISAGDRRTCGALATGQVECWDARPTGAPLETFGPPGAFSSLSVGWHDACAINEAGQVGCWSSHPYSFPEPYSRLLVVNAFPDIELSQPVEVIPWPYGGLAVADKRGSIAVLSSEFGRRPVLDLSDVVYSDRYEMGMLSVAVDPDFERSPFLYVYYTMLDRDDDRWFARLSRFPVADGIAVREQEFVILDVQRKTQAADHWGGAIRFGPDGMLYLGFGDSSCLECPQSLDSLHGKIIRIDVRGASGDQPYRVPDDNPQWDTPNARPEIWAYGLRNPWRMAIDAEDGSLWIGDVGWNRQEEVSIATPGANLGWPYYEGNWCRHRGSLANDINIDLKLKSAQICQYLSIYPSLTMPLITYGRDGGCAVVGGVVYRGTSIHQLNGVYLFGDYCSGRVWALDRNPEPGWRLVEIADLDRPLSSFGVDADGEVVLVTFGGALVRLVQTQLGYADSVTRKVRVTTLGAPLDPRIQPSFGDRGP from the coding sequence ATGCCACAAGTCTCTCCGACGCCGGACCCGACACCGACCGCCGCCGCGACGCCAACGCCGCAGGCGTCAGAAGCGTCCACGACTCCCACGGCCGAACCTGAGGACTTCGGGGCGAATCAGGCCGCATTTGTGCAGGTGGGGACCGGCGAGAACCACGCCTGCGCGGTGCGCAGCGACGGCAGTGCGGTGTGCTGGGGCAGCAATGACCTGGGACAATTGGACCTCCCGAGCGGCGTCAAGTTCCGTGCGATTGCGTCGGGCTGGCGCTTCTCCTGCGGCATCACGACGGAAGGCACGCTGGCGTGCTGGGGCAACAACCGTCACCAGCAGGCCGATCCCCCCGATGGCCAGTTCACCGCGGTGACGGCCGGCTGGGACCATGCCTGTGGCATTGGCCCAGACGGCGCAACGTGTTGGGGACGGGAGGCGGATGGTCGGGCGGCCGTCCCGGCCGGGGTGGCGTTTACGGCGATTGGCGCCGGCGCCGAGCATAGCTGCGGCCTGAAGGACAACGGGGACCTGGCCTGCTGGGGCAAGAACGACAACGGACGCGCCGATTCTCGAGTCGGTCCGTTCCGCGCCCTGGCCGTTGGGGTCGCCCACACGTGCGTCCTGCGCGCGAACGGCGCCGCGCTCTGCCAGGGCCAGAGCGAGAACGGGGGAGGGCTCCCGCCGGCGACCGTGTTTGACCAAATCAGCGCCGGTGATCGCCGCACGTGCGGCGCATTGGCGACCGGCCAGGTGGAGTGCTGGGACGCCCGACCAACCGGAGCACCGCTGGAGACGTTTGGTCCCCCCGGCGCCTTCTCGTCCCTAAGCGTCGGGTGGCATGACGCCTGTGCCATCAATGAAGCCGGCCAAGTCGGGTGCTGGTCGTCCCATCCATACTCCTTCCCTGAACCCTATAGCCGCCTGCTCGTCGTGAATGCGTTTCCCGACATCGAGCTTTCCCAGCCTGTCGAAGTGATTCCCTGGCCGTATGGCGGCCTCGCGGTGGCCGATAAACGGGGCTCAATCGCGGTGCTGTCGTCGGAGTTTGGGCGGCGTCCTGTGTTGGACCTCTCCGACGTTGTCTACTCCGACCGGTACGAGATGGGAATGCTGAGTGTGGCCGTGGACCCGGACTTCGAGCGGTCGCCATTCCTTTACGTCTACTACACGATGCTGGACAGGGACGATGATCGATGGTTCGCCCGACTCTCACGTTTTCCGGTCGCGGATGGAATCGCCGTGCGCGAGCAGGAGTTCGTCATCCTCGATGTTCAGAGAAAGACGCAGGCGGCAGATCATTGGGGTGGCGCCATTCGGTTCGGACCCGACGGCATGTTGTACTTGGGCTTCGGCGATAGCTCGTGTCTTGAGTGTCCGCAGAGCCTGGACTCGTTGCATGGAAAGATCATCCGCATCGACGTGCGGGGAGCATCGGGCGACCAACCCTATCGGGTTCCCGACGACAATCCGCAGTGGGACACGCCGAACGCACGACCGGAGATATGGGCGTATGGACTGCGGAATCCCTGGCGCATGGCAATCGACGCGGAGGATGGCAGTCTGTGGATTGGCGACGTAGGGTGGAATAGGCAAGAAGAGGTGTCAATTGCTACCCCGGGCGCAAATCTCGGCTGGCCGTACTATGAAGGCAATTGGTGTCGTCATCGTGGTTCACTTGCAAATGATATTAACATTGATCTCAAGCTTAAATCTGCGCAAATATGTCAATATCTCTCCATTTACCCCAGTCTCACAATGCCTCTAATCACCTACGGGCGCGACGGTGGTTGTGCCGTCGTTGGCGGCGTCGTCTATCGAGGAACTTCGATCCACCAGCTCAATGGCGTGTACCTGTTTGGCGACTACTGTAGTGGACGAGTCTGGGCTCTCGACAGGAACCCCGAACCCGGCTGGCGCCTCGTCGAGATTGCCGACCTGGACCGGCCGCTCAGTTCTTTTGGCGTCGACGCCGACGGCGAAGTGGTTCTGGTGACGTTCGGCGGCGCTCTTGTACGCCTGGTACAAACCCAGTTGGGGTACGCAGATTCGGTGACGCGCAAGGTACGCGTCACGACTCTTGGGGCGCCGCTCGACCCTCGAATTCAGCCGAGTTTCGGAGACCGCGGGCCCTAG